Proteins from a single region of Amorphus orientalis:
- a CDS encoding indolepyruvate ferredoxin oxidoreductase family protein, translating to MTAHPTSVTLSDKYDLERGTVYMTGIQALLRIGLDQIRADRARGHRTGGFYSGYRGSPLGGLDSQLGRSQKLLAAHDIVFKPGVNEELGATAVWGTQKVGLHGKGSDFEGVFGIWYGKAPGVDRASDALKQANASGTAPLGGCLALCGDDHLAKSSILPAQSEFALLNFEMPFLNPADLQDVLDYGLYGIAMSRFSGLWTGIPCLADSMDSSGLVTVDPERLAIVTPSEHDPRTEADINRVLLLKNRLETERVLREHKLPAAQAFVRANGLDKVAFGSHRPRYGIVTTGKAYRDLRQAFELLGIDEEHARRIGLAVFKVAMPWPLEPSRFSAFARGLDRLMVLEHKRAFMEPQIKDLLYGWSEDQRPRIWGKKTPDGAPFLSDLLELQPQEIIEALLAFVPEVQEDGNMRGVAERLVMRSAWAGGHAEAAQRSAYFCAGCPHSSSTVVPEGSRAQPGIGCHAMTEINGRTTDGQIAMGGEGVLWVGQAPFSNDTHMFVNLGDGTYFHSGILAIRQAVAANVPITYKILFNDAVAMTGGQPFDGPLSVPQISRQLAAEGVEKIVVLSERPHLYEGVRDLAPGTPVHDRGEIMRVQEELQEYPGVSAIIFDQTCAAEKRRRRKKGDYEDPDKRLFINPRVCEGCGDCSVQSNCIAVEPLETEFGQKRRINQSSCNKDYSCVKGFCPSFVWVEGAELATADDAHIDVDALASRIAMPRPDAPTDTRNLLIAGIGGMGVTTVGAVLAMAGHIDGINVSTLDVTGLAQKNGPVTSHVRFAPKGRDIEGPRVPTASLDVLLAADMLVGCSADALSLADSGRTLTVANTHVAPTAEFVMKQTLSYQEARLKKTLQDGSREMTPVDAADLAERLMGDTLYTNMILAGAAWQKGAIPLSFEAIETAIRLNGAAVEKNLKAFAVGRIAAADPDALAEALPKEEHPEEETLDERIDLLAAELVRYQGRGYARRFRKLVERAREADAERGQGAMRFARLVADNLYKVMAYKDEYEVARLYSEPEFRERLKDTFKEPGRLSVMMAPPLLSRTDPATGRPKKRPFGPWIFSAFRVLAGMKRLRGTPLDPFGYSSERRAERDLIRRYVADVEQAMDKLGTANYGLLCEIARIPDQIRGYGPVKQANMEAADKKRAALFAQLGEAPEGGPGNADTDRRVVLEAAE from the coding sequence ATGACGGCGCACCCGACTTCGGTTACCTTGAGCGACAAGTACGATCTCGAGCGCGGCACCGTCTATATGACGGGGATTCAGGCGCTTCTGAGAATCGGTCTGGATCAGATCAGGGCCGATCGCGCCCGCGGCCACAGGACCGGCGGCTTCTATTCCGGCTATCGCGGCTCCCCGCTCGGCGGGCTCGATTCCCAGCTCGGACGGTCCCAGAAGCTGCTCGCAGCCCACGACATCGTCTTCAAGCCGGGCGTGAACGAGGAACTCGGCGCGACGGCGGTGTGGGGAACCCAGAAGGTGGGCCTGCACGGAAAAGGCTCCGACTTCGAGGGCGTCTTCGGCATCTGGTACGGCAAGGCGCCCGGCGTCGACAGGGCGAGCGATGCGCTCAAGCAGGCGAACGCCTCCGGGACGGCGCCGCTCGGCGGCTGTCTGGCGCTGTGCGGCGACGATCATCTGGCCAAGTCCTCCATCCTGCCCGCCCAGAGCGAGTTCGCGCTGCTCAACTTCGAGATGCCGTTCCTCAATCCGGCGGATCTGCAGGACGTTCTCGACTACGGCCTCTACGGCATTGCCATGTCACGCTTTTCCGGCCTGTGGACCGGGATCCCGTGCCTCGCCGACAGCATGGATTCCTCCGGTCTGGTGACGGTCGATCCGGAGCGCCTGGCGATCGTCACGCCTTCCGAGCACGATCCGCGAACCGAAGCCGACATCAACCGGGTCCTCCTTCTCAAGAACCGGCTGGAGACCGAGCGGGTCCTGCGCGAACACAAGCTGCCGGCGGCCCAGGCCTTCGTGCGCGCCAACGGTCTCGACAAGGTCGCGTTCGGGTCCCACCGGCCGCGCTACGGCATCGTGACGACCGGCAAGGCCTACCGCGACCTGCGCCAGGCCTTCGAGCTGCTCGGGATCGACGAGGAACACGCAAGGCGCATCGGTCTCGCCGTCTTCAAGGTGGCGATGCCCTGGCCGCTGGAGCCCTCGCGCTTCTCCGCCTTCGCCCGCGGCCTCGACCGGCTGATGGTCCTGGAGCACAAGCGCGCCTTCATGGAGCCGCAGATCAAGGACCTGCTCTACGGCTGGAGCGAGGATCAGCGGCCGCGGATCTGGGGCAAGAAGACCCCGGACGGCGCGCCGTTCCTGTCCGACCTTCTGGAACTGCAGCCCCAGGAGATCATCGAGGCGCTGCTGGCCTTCGTGCCTGAGGTCCAGGAAGACGGCAACATGCGCGGTGTCGCCGAGCGGCTCGTGATGCGTTCCGCTTGGGCCGGCGGTCACGCCGAGGCGGCCCAGCGGTCCGCCTATTTCTGCGCGGGCTGTCCGCATTCCTCGTCCACCGTGGTGCCGGAGGGGTCGCGCGCCCAGCCGGGCATTGGCTGCCATGCGATGACGGAGATCAACGGCCGGACCACCGACGGCCAGATCGCAATGGGCGGAGAGGGCGTGCTCTGGGTCGGTCAGGCGCCGTTCTCCAACGACACCCACATGTTCGTGAATCTCGGCGACGGGACCTATTTCCATTCCGGCATCCTGGCGATCCGCCAGGCCGTCGCCGCGAATGTGCCGATCACCTACAAGATCCTGTTCAATGACGCCGTGGCGATGACCGGCGGCCAGCCGTTCGACGGGCCGCTGTCGGTTCCGCAGATCTCCCGCCAGCTGGCGGCCGAGGGCGTGGAAAAGATCGTGGTGCTCTCCGAGCGGCCGCATCTCTACGAGGGCGTCCGGGATCTGGCGCCGGGAACGCCGGTGCACGACCGCGGCGAGATCATGCGGGTCCAGGAGGAGCTGCAGGAATATCCCGGCGTGTCGGCGATCATCTTCGACCAGACCTGTGCCGCGGAGAAGCGCCGCCGCCGCAAGAAGGGCGACTACGAGGATCCGGACAAGCGGCTGTTCATCAATCCGCGGGTCTGCGAGGGCTGCGGCGACTGCTCGGTTCAGTCCAACTGCATCGCGGTGGAGCCGCTGGAGACCGAGTTCGGCCAGAAGCGACGGATCAATCAGTCCAGCTGCAACAAGGACTATTCCTGCGTGAAGGGCTTCTGCCCGTCCTTCGTCTGGGTCGAGGGGGCGGAACTGGCGACGGCAGACGACGCCCACATCGACGTCGATGCGCTCGCCTCCAGGATTGCCATGCCGCGCCCCGATGCGCCGACCGACACCCGCAATCTCCTGATCGCGGGCATCGGCGGCATGGGAGTGACCACCGTCGGCGCGGTCCTGGCGATGGCCGGGCACATCGACGGGATCAACGTCTCCACCCTCGACGTGACCGGCCTTGCCCAGAAGAACGGGCCGGTGACGTCCCATGTCCGCTTCGCGCCCAAGGGCCGCGACATCGAGGGGCCGCGGGTTCCGACGGCGAGCCTGGATGTGCTTCTGGCCGCCGACATGCTGGTCGGCTGCTCCGCCGATGCGCTGAGCCTTGCCGACAGCGGCCGCACGCTCACGGTGGCCAACACCCATGTGGCGCCGACGGCGGAGTTCGTCATGAAGCAGACGCTCTCCTACCAGGAGGCGCGGCTGAAGAAGACGCTCCAGGACGGCAGCCGCGAGATGACGCCGGTCGATGCGGCCGATCTCGCCGAACGGCTGATGGGCGATACGCTCTACACCAACATGATCCTGGCCGGTGCCGCGTGGCAGAAGGGCGCGATCCCGCTCTCCTTCGAGGCGATCGAGACCGCGATCCGGCTGAACGGCGCGGCGGTCGAGAAAAACCTCAAGGCGTTCGCCGTGGGCCGCATCGCCGCGGCCGATCCGGACGCGCTCGCCGAGGCACTGCCGAAGGAGGAGCATCCGGAAGAGGAGACCCTCGACGAGCGCATCGACCTCCTGGCCGCCGAGCTCGTGCGCTATCAGGGACGCGGCTACGCCCGCCGCTTCCGCAAGCTGGTCGAGCGGGCCCGCGAAGCCGACGCCGAGCGCGGTCAGGGTGCCATGCGGTTCGCCCGCCTCGTCGCCGACAACCTCTACAAGGTGATGGCCTACAAGGACGAGTACGAGGTCGCGCGGCTCTATAGCGAGCCCGAGTTCCGCGAGCGTCTCAAGGACACCTTCAAGGAGCCCGGGCGGCTGTCGGTGATGATGGCGCCGCCGCTCCTGTCGCGTACCGACCCGGCGACAGGCCGGCCGAAGAAGCGTCCGTTCGGGCCGTGGATCTTCTCCGCGTTCCGCGTCCTTGCCGGCATGAAGCGCCTGCGCGGCACGCCGCTCGATCCGTTCGGCTACTCGTCCGAGCGCCGGGCGGAACGGGACCTGATCCGCCGCTACGTGGCGGATGTCGAACAGGCGATGGACAAGCTCGGAACGGCCAACTACGGGCTTCTGTGCGAGATCGCGCGGATCCCCGACCAGATCCGGGGCTACGGGCCGGTCAAACAGGCCAACATGGAGGCTGCCGACAAGAAGCGGGCGGCCCTGTTCGCCCAGCTCGGCGAGGCACCGGAAGGTGGCCCCGGCAACGCCGACACCGACAGGCGCGTAGTTCTGGAGGCGGCGGAGTAG
- a CDS encoding NAD(P)/FAD-dependent oxidoreductase: MIERADVIVLGAGIVGISTAIHLQERGRSVLLVERRAPGEETSYGNAGVIERESLVPVTVPRRLSDLIPFALNRKVAAHYRLADLPRFLPWLNSLSRNSAPAAVDRYAAASDALSREAAREHHRLAGPSGVEPLFRKTGWLRLFRSPQSFAAAQTAHLARAKRYALPFDILTPEEAGDIEPHLSPAFYRAVLWPETESVASPGRVTKSYAEHFVGIGGHYMKTEARAIRPLSDGGFEIETGGAPLHAGQVVVALGPWSMDLLGPLGYRMPLAPKRGYHRHYRPQGNASLGRPVVDMDNGYAITPMLDGIRITSGIEFADRDAPPTPVQLARAEPLARELFPLGEPVEEKPWMGARPCFPDSLPAIGEAPRHKGLWFNFGHGHLGFTQGPISGRLLAELMTWSSPCVDPAPYSPARF; the protein is encoded by the coding sequence ATGATCGAACGCGCGGACGTCATTGTCCTCGGGGCCGGCATCGTCGGCATCTCGACGGCGATTCACCTCCAGGAGCGCGGGCGGTCGGTTCTCCTCGTCGAACGACGCGCACCGGGGGAGGAGACATCCTACGGAAATGCGGGGGTGATCGAGCGCGAGAGCCTGGTCCCGGTGACCGTTCCGCGCCGGCTGTCGGACCTCATCCCGTTCGCGCTCAACCGGAAGGTCGCCGCCCACTACCGGCTGGCCGACCTGCCACGCTTTCTGCCCTGGCTGAACAGTCTGAGCCGCAATTCCGCCCCCGCCGCCGTCGATCGCTATGCGGCCGCATCCGATGCGCTGAGCCGGGAAGCCGCCCGGGAGCATCACCGTCTGGCGGGGCCGTCCGGGGTCGAGCCGCTGTTTCGCAAGACCGGCTGGCTGAGGCTCTTCCGCTCGCCGCAGAGTTTCGCCGCCGCCCAGACCGCCCATCTGGCCCGCGCCAAACGGTACGCGCTGCCCTTCGATATCCTCACGCCGGAAGAAGCCGGCGACATCGAGCCCCACCTGTCCCCGGCCTTCTACCGGGCGGTGCTCTGGCCGGAAACGGAAAGCGTGGCCAGCCCCGGCCGTGTCACCAAGAGCTACGCCGAGCACTTCGTCGGCATCGGCGGCCATTACATGAAGACCGAGGCGCGCGCGATCCGTCCGCTTTCCGACGGCGGCTTCGAGATCGAGACGGGCGGGGCGCCGCTCCATGCCGGCCAGGTCGTCGTGGCCCTCGGGCCGTGGTCGATGGATCTTCTGGGGCCGCTGGGCTACCGCATGCCGCTCGCGCCGAAGCGCGGCTATCACCGCCATTACCGGCCCCAGGGCAACGCCAGCCTCGGCCGCCCGGTCGTCGATATGGACAACGGCTACGCGATCACCCCGATGCTCGATGGCATCCGGATCACGAGCGGGATCGAATTCGCCGATCGGGATGCGCCGCCGACGCCGGTCCAGCTTGCCCGGGCCGAACCGCTCGCCCGCGAGCTGTTTCCCTTGGGCGAGCCGGTGGAGGAAAAGCCCTGGATGGGGGCGCGGCCGTGCTTTCCCGATTCCCTTCCGGCCATCGGCGAAGCGCCCCGGCACAAGGGGCTCTGGTTCAATTTCGGCCACGGCCATCTGGGCTTCACCCAGGGGCCGATCTCCGGGCGGTTGCTTGCCGAGCTGATGACGTGGTCGAGCCCGTGCGTCGATCCGGCTCCCTATTCACCGGCGCGGTTCTGA
- a CDS encoding Lrp/AsnC family transcriptional regulator, translated as MAAIPGKATLDPGDIRVLKILQRDASLSIAEIARQAGMSQTPCWRRIKKLKETGVVRQVAALIDREKVGLSFVSYSFVKLSIPSRENMEEFDRMVNRWPEVVICERITGAVDYLLKIVADDIKDYDDFLRLKLLNNDLVSDVQSRIVIATVKDTPALPIRED; from the coding sequence TTGGCGGCAATTCCGGGAAAAGCGACCCTGGATCCGGGAGATATCCGTGTCCTGAAGATTCTCCAGCGCGACGCCTCCCTCTCCATCGCGGAAATCGCCCGCCAGGCGGGCATGAGCCAGACCCCGTGCTGGCGGCGGATCAAGAAGCTCAAGGAAACCGGCGTCGTGCGCCAGGTCGCCGCGCTGATCGACCGGGAAAAGGTCGGGCTGTCCTTCGTGTCCTATTCGTTCGTGAAGCTATCGATTCCCAGCCGCGAGAATATGGAGGAGTTCGACCGGATGGTGAATCGCTGGCCGGAGGTGGTGATCTGCGAACGCATCACCGGCGCCGTCGACTACCTGCTCAAGATCGTCGCGGACGACATCAAGGACTACGACGACTTCCTGCGCCTGAAGCTGCTCAACAACGATCTGGTGTCGGACGTGCAGTCGCGGATCGTGATCGCGACCGTGAAGGACACGCCGGCGCTGCCGATCCGCGAGGATTGA
- the glyS gene encoding glycine--tRNA ligase subunit beta: MPELLLELFSEEIPARMQRRAADDLRSLVTNGLVDAGLVYEGAMATATPRRLCLHVMGLPGRSPEKSELRKGPRVGAPEKALEGFLRAAGLASVDEAEIVSDPKKGDFYQARIVTPGRDATEVIAELMPEVVRKFPWPKSMRWGAASSEPGSLRWVRPLHSIVCTFGTENEEPEVIRFEVGDITSGDQTYGHRFLAPAPITVRRMDDYVAKLEAAKVVLDLDRRKAIIEHDAKDRALALNAELVEDAGLLEEVAGLVEWPVVLVGRFDEKFLALPDEVIRLTIRENQKCFVLRDAASGSLTNAFVLTSNIEAPDNGVQIVAGNERVVRARLSDAEFFWKTDLATPLARHAEKLASVTFHERLGSQAERVERLAALAKALAPIVGADPEQAEQAARLAKADLVTGMVGEFPELQGYVGRRYAEAQGVDPAIAAAIEEHYKPVGPSDSVPTAPVSIAVALADKLDLLVSFWALDEKPTGSKDPYALRRAALGVIRIVLENGLRLRLAEMLSDPVASLLAIAGDGSPAPGSAGNAEAVDNLTDDLLSFFIDRLKVQLRDQGARHDLVDAVLEGEGASDDLVLIVRRIEALTAFLGTEDGGNLLAGYKRAANILRAEEKKDGRTFEGAPDPALFQEAEERALSEAVDAARAKASAAVAAEDFEAAMEALSTLRAPVDAFFDTILVNADDPAVRENRLKLLSAIPAATAAVADFSKIGG, translated from the coding sequence ATGCCCGAACTCCTGCTCGAACTCTTCTCCGAGGAAATTCCCGCGCGCATGCAGCGCCGCGCCGCCGACGACCTGCGCTCCCTCGTGACCAACGGTCTCGTGGACGCGGGTCTCGTCTACGAGGGCGCGATGGCGACGGCGACGCCGCGCCGGCTGTGTCTGCACGTCATGGGGCTGCCCGGCCGTTCACCGGAAAAGTCGGAGCTGCGCAAGGGGCCGCGCGTCGGCGCGCCGGAAAAGGCGCTGGAGGGCTTCCTGCGGGCGGCGGGGCTCGCCTCCGTCGACGAGGCGGAAATCGTCAGCGATCCCAAGAAGGGCGATTTCTATCAGGCCCGGATCGTGACCCCGGGCCGCGACGCCACCGAGGTGATCGCGGAGCTGATGCCCGAGGTTGTGCGCAAGTTCCCCTGGCCGAAATCCATGCGCTGGGGGGCGGCGTCGTCCGAGCCCGGATCGCTGCGCTGGGTGCGGCCGCTGCATTCGATCGTCTGCACCTTCGGGACCGAGAACGAGGAGCCGGAGGTGATCCGGTTCGAGGTCGGCGACATCACCTCGGGCGATCAGACGTACGGCCACCGTTTTCTGGCTCCGGCGCCGATCACGGTGCGGCGGATGGACGACTACGTCGCCAAGCTGGAGGCGGCGAAGGTCGTGCTGGATCTCGACCGGCGCAAGGCGATCATCGAGCACGACGCCAAGGACCGCGCGCTCGCGCTCAATGCCGAGCTGGTCGAGGATGCGGGCCTGCTTGAAGAGGTCGCCGGGCTGGTCGAGTGGCCGGTAGTGCTGGTCGGCCGGTTCGACGAGAAATTCCTGGCGCTGCCGGACGAGGTGATCCGGCTCACCATCCGCGAGAACCAGAAGTGTTTCGTGCTGCGCGATGCGGCGAGCGGCAGCCTGACCAACGCCTTCGTGCTGACCTCCAACATCGAGGCCCCCGACAATGGGGTCCAGATCGTGGCCGGCAACGAGCGGGTCGTGCGGGCGCGCCTGTCGGACGCGGAATTCTTCTGGAAGACCGATCTCGCGACCCCGCTCGCCAGGCACGCGGAAAAGCTCGCATCCGTCACCTTCCACGAGCGTCTGGGCAGCCAGGCGGAGCGCGTGGAACGGCTGGCGGCGCTGGCGAAGGCGCTGGCTCCGATCGTCGGCGCCGATCCGGAACAGGCCGAACAGGCCGCCCGCCTCGCCAAGGCCGATCTCGTCACCGGCATGGTCGGCGAGTTCCCGGAGCTGCAGGGCTATGTCGGCCGCCGCTACGCCGAGGCCCAAGGCGTCGATCCGGCCATCGCGGCTGCGATCGAGGAACACTACAAGCCGGTCGGCCCGTCCGACAGCGTGCCGACCGCGCCGGTCTCGATTGCCGTGGCGCTCGCCGACAAGCTCGACCTGCTGGTGTCGTTCTGGGCGCTCGACGAGAAGCCGACCGGCTCCAAGGACCCGTACGCGCTGCGCCGTGCGGCGCTGGGCGTCATCCGGATCGTCCTGGAGAACGGGCTGCGGCTGCGGTTGGCCGAGATGCTCTCCGACCCGGTTGCGAGCCTGCTCGCCATCGCCGGCGATGGATCTCCTGCGCCGGGTTCGGCCGGCAACGCCGAGGCGGTCGACAACCTGACGGACGATCTTCTTTCCTTCTTCATCGACCGGCTGAAGGTCCAGCTCCGCGACCAGGGCGCGCGCCACGATCTTGTCGATGCCGTGTTGGAGGGTGAAGGCGCCTCAGATGATCTGGTGCTGATCGTGCGCCGGATCGAGGCGCTGACGGCATTCCTTGGGACCGAGGACGGCGGCAACCTGCTGGCCGGCTACAAGCGCGCCGCCAACATCCTGCGGGCGGAGGAAAAGAAGGACGGCCGCACGTTCGAGGGCGCACCGGACCCGGCCCTGTTCCAGGAAGCGGAGGAGAGGGCGCTTTCCGAGGCCGTCGACGCCGCCCGCGCCAAGGCGTCAGCGGCCGTCGCAGCGGAGGATTTCGAGGCCGCCATGGAGGCGCTCTCCACGCTCCGCGCGCCGGTCGACGCTTTCTTCGACACCATCCTCGTCAACGCCGACGACCCGGCCGTGCGCGAGAACCGGCTGAAGCTTCTGAGCGCCATCCCGGCCGCCACCGCCGCCGTCGCCGACTTTTCCAAGATCGGCGGCTGA
- the purB gene encoding adenylosuccinate lyase, translating to MIPRYSRPEMTEIWSPETKFRIWFEIEAYAGEALAAEGVIPKEAIDKVWERAGNATFDVARIDEIEREVKHDVIAFLTHLAEIVGPEARFVHQGMTSSDVLDTCFNVQLVRAADLLLADLDALLAALKRRAFEHKFTPTIGRSHGIHAEPTTFGLKLAQAYAEFDRCRARLVAAREEVATCAISGAVGTFANISPTVEAYVAEKLGLKPEPVSTQVIPRDRHAAYFATLAVIASSVERLATEVRHLQRTEVLEAEEFFSEGQKGSSAMPHKRNPVLSENLTGLARMVRSYALPAMENVALWHERDISHSSVERMIGPDATVTLDFALARLTGVVDKLLIYPERMQANLDRLGGLVHSQRVLLALTQAGVSREDAYRLVQRNAMPVWQQGGDFKELLKADGEVTRALSPETIDSLFDLDHHLAHVDTIFARVFGPEAAAR from the coding sequence ATGATCCCGCGCTATTCCCGACCCGAAATGACCGAGATCTGGTCGCCCGAGACGAAGTTCCGCATCTGGTTCGAGATCGAGGCCTACGCCGGCGAGGCGCTGGCGGCCGAAGGCGTCATCCCGAAGGAAGCGATCGACAAAGTCTGGGAGCGTGCCGGCAACGCCACCTTCGATGTCGCGCGGATCGACGAGATCGAGCGCGAGGTGAAGCACGACGTCATCGCGTTCCTGACCCATCTGGCGGAAATCGTCGGACCGGAAGCCCGCTTCGTTCACCAGGGCATGACCTCGTCCGACGTGCTCGACACCTGCTTCAACGTGCAGCTCGTCCGCGCCGCCGATCTTCTGCTCGCCGACCTCGACGCACTGCTGGCCGCCCTCAAGCGCCGCGCCTTCGAGCACAAATTCACGCCCACGATCGGGCGCAGCCACGGCATCCACGCCGAGCCGACCACGTTCGGCCTCAAGCTGGCCCAGGCCTACGCCGAGTTCGACCGCTGCCGGGCGCGCCTCGTGGCCGCGCGCGAGGAAGTGGCGACCTGCGCCATTTCCGGCGCGGTGGGAACGTTCGCCAACATCAGCCCGACGGTCGAGGCCTACGTCGCCGAAAAGCTCGGCCTGAAGCCGGAACCGGTCTCCACCCAGGTGATCCCGCGCGACCGGCATGCGGCCTATTTCGCCACGCTCGCCGTGATCGCCTCGTCGGTGGAGCGGCTGGCCACGGAAGTCCGTCACCTTCAGCGCACCGAGGTGCTGGAGGCGGAGGAATTCTTCTCCGAGGGCCAGAAGGGCTCGTCGGCGATGCCCCACAAGCGCAACCCGGTGCTGTCGGAGAACCTGACCGGGCTCGCCCGGATGGTGCGCTCCTACGCGCTGCCGGCCATGGAGAACGTGGCGCTCTGGCACGAGCGCGACATCTCGCATTCCTCGGTGGAGCGCATGATCGGGCCGGATGCGACGGTGACGCTGGACTTCGCCCTCGCCCGTCTGACCGGCGTGGTCGACAAGCTGCTGATCTATCCCGAGAGGATGCAGGCCAACCTCGACCGGCTGGGCGGGCTCGTCCACTCCCAGCGCGTTCTCCTGGCGCTGACCCAGGCCGGCGTGTCGCGCGAAGACGCCTACCGGCTCGTCCAGCGCAACGCCATGCCCGTCTGGCAACAGGGCGGCGACTTCAAGGAGTTGCTCAAGGCCGACGGCGAGGTCACCAGGGCGCTCTCGCCCGAGACGATCGACAGCCTGTTCGACCTCGACCACCATCTTGCGCATGTCGACACCATCTTCGCGCGCGTGTTCGGGCCGGAGGCTGCCGCACGATGA
- a CDS encoding VOC family protein produces MPRLRHFAIVVRDLDRMTEFYKSVFGLEFIDSETIGTGTANYLSDGVVNLALLHFSDKSEEELDRMAGLNHFGIQVDDVAEYEKRVEAAGGRFFFELTGSKKGNAERKYKDPEGVVFDISAHGWVGTDGRIEPSE; encoded by the coding sequence ATGCCGCGCCTGCGCCACTTCGCCATCGTCGTTCGCGACCTCGACCGGATGACGGAGTTCTACAAATCCGTCTTCGGCCTTGAGTTCATCGATTCGGAGACGATTGGCACGGGCACTGCCAACTATCTGAGCGACGGCGTGGTGAACCTCGCGCTGCTGCACTTCTCCGACAAGTCGGAGGAAGAGCTCGACCGGATGGCCGGGCTGAACCATTTCGGCATCCAGGTCGACGACGTGGCCGAGTACGAGAAGCGGGTCGAGGCGGCCGGCGGCCGGTTCTTCTTCGAGCTCACCGGCTCCAAGAAGGGCAACGCCGAACGCAAATACAAGGACCCGGAAGGCGTCGTTTTCGACATCTCCGCCCATGGCTGGGTCGGAACCGACGGCCGAATCGAGCCTTCGGAATAA
- a CDS encoding RBBP9/YdeN family alpha/beta hydrolase, translating into MKAASAELLILPGLGGGTPNHWYARWVDKLTTARRVDPSDPEAPDRAEWTEKLSREVAEAKRPVVLIAHSLGTVLAVQAAKETGLPGVAGAFLVAVPDLERDDMPEEVRPFGPLPRDPLPFPSMVVASRNDVWCDYERAEEFAASWGSLLIDAGDAGHLNDESGHGPWPEGLLRFAMLMKRIG; encoded by the coding sequence ATGAAGGCCGCGAGCGCCGAGCTCCTGATCCTTCCGGGCCTCGGCGGCGGCACGCCGAACCACTGGTACGCGCGCTGGGTGGACAAGCTGACGACGGCGCGCCGGGTCGATCCCTCCGACCCGGAGGCCCCGGACCGGGCGGAGTGGACCGAAAAACTCTCCCGCGAAGTCGCCGAGGCGAAGCGGCCGGTGGTGCTGATCGCCCATTCGCTCGGGACGGTGCTGGCCGTTCAGGCGGCGAAGGAAACCGGGCTTCCGGGCGTCGCCGGTGCCTTTCTCGTCGCGGTGCCGGACCTGGAGCGCGACGACATGCCGGAGGAGGTACGCCCGTTCGGCCCCCTTCCCCGCGATCCGCTGCCCTTTCCCTCCATGGTGGTGGCCAGCCGCAACGACGTCTGGTGCGACTACGAGCGGGCGGAGGAATTCGCCGCGAGCTGGGGCTCGCTGCTGATCGATGCGGGCGACGCGGGCCACCTCAACGATGAAAGCGGCCACGGCCCCTGGCCGGAAGGGCTGTTGCGCTTCGCCATGCTGATGAAGCGGATCGGCTAG
- a CDS encoding methyltransferase: MTLLTSAEEISDIAFGFMGSKALFAALHFGVFTHLSTGAKTAEEVADASGLPAERARTLLTALASLSLVSVDEGRFANSPAATAFLVKGAKYDFGDYLRLQVDRQMYGLLDQIEPALANRLPDDATGSYADWFSDPEQARVYSESQHAGSLGPARGLAKTVDLRKAKTLLDVGGGTGAFAITLCKANPNLSATVVDFPNVAALGRAYVADAGLSDRIAYVDGDALKTEWPMAQDAILMSYLFSGVPGESHEGLIARAFDTLTPGGHILLHDFIVEAERTGPKLAALWQLQHTAFTPTARSLDNEWLARAFADAGFEDVEVRPMIPGMTMLAVGRKPS, from the coding sequence ATGACCCTTCTCACCTCCGCCGAAGAAATCTCCGACATCGCGTTCGGCTTCATGGGCTCCAAGGCCCTGTTTGCCGCGCTGCATTTCGGGGTGTTCACCCACCTGTCCACGGGGGCGAAGACTGCGGAAGAGGTCGCTGACGCGTCGGGGCTGCCCGCCGAGCGCGCCCGCACGCTGCTGACGGCGCTGGCATCCCTGAGCCTGGTGTCCGTCGACGAGGGCCGCTTCGCCAATTCTCCGGCGGCGACCGCATTTCTGGTGAAGGGCGCCAAATATGATTTCGGCGACTATCTCCGGCTTCAGGTCGACCGGCAGATGTACGGCCTGCTCGACCAGATCGAGCCGGCGCTCGCCAACCGCCTGCCGGACGACGCCACCGGCAGCTATGCCGACTGGTTCTCCGATCCCGAGCAGGCGCGGGTCTATTCCGAAAGCCAGCACGCCGGCTCGCTCGGCCCGGCCCGGGGGCTCGCCAAGACGGTGGACCTCAGGAAGGCGAAGACGCTGCTCGATGTCGGCGGTGGCACCGGTGCCTTCGCCATCACGCTGTGCAAGGCGAACCCGAACCTGTCCGCGACCGTGGTGGATTTCCCCAACGTCGCCGCGCTCGGCCGCGCCTATGTCGCCGATGCGGGGCTGTCCGACCGGATCGCCTACGTCGACGGCGATGCACTGAAGACCGAGTGGCCGATGGCGCAGGACGCCATCCTGATGTCCTATCTCTTTTCCGGCGTCCCGGGAGAAAGCCATGAAGGGCTGATCGCCCGGGCCTTCGACACGCTGACGCCGGGCGGCCACATCCTGCTGCACGATTTCATCGTCGAGGCGGAGCGGACCGGGCCGAAGCTCGCCGCCCTCTGGCAGCTCCAGCACACGGCCTTCACGCCGACCGCCCGCAGCCTCGACAACGAATGGCTTGCCCGGGCGTTCGCCGACGCCGGCTTCGAGGACGTCGAGGTCCGCCCGATGATCCCGGGCATGACCATGCTGGCCGTCGGCCGCAAGCCGAGCTGA